A single Pseudomonas brassicacearum DNA region contains:
- the recB gene encoding exodeoxyribonuclease V subunit beta, with protein sequence MSRQTPLALAFPLRGSQLIEASAGTGKTFTISAFYLRLVLGHGGSASGFGRELLPPQILVVTFTDAATKELRERIRTRLAEAARFFRDEIPAPDSLIAALRDEFNADQWPGCANRLDIAAQWMDEAAVSTIHSWCQRMLREHAFDSGSLFTQTLETDHSELLGEVLRDYWRLFCYSMQGEALNWVRTHWGGPAALLPRVRGLFASERGDGDGLEPAELIAAALQERSAALLDLKAPWRQWAVELLEICQQGVASKSVDGRKMQARYFEPWFQKITAWVDDESLELLDIGTGFTRLTPEGMAEAWKGEVPDHPGLEAMAGLKASLDALPTPDAAVLQHAAQWVGARFEAEKRRRAEMGFDDMLLRLDAALQADGGERLASLIREQFPVALIDEFQDTDPVQYRIFESIYRIEDNDPETGLFLIGDPKQAIYAFRGADIYTYLRAREATAGRLHTLGTNFRSSHAMVGAVNQVFQNAESRPKGRGAFLFREPSGENPVPFLAVESQGRKESLQVAGQAVAALNIWHLSSDQPLSGAVYRQSMAAACASEITALLNGGQSGRDGFTVDGGTLRGLRPADIAILVRDGKEAQAVRDALSARGVRSVYLSDKDSVFASQEARDLLIWLRACAEPDAERPLRAALASITLNLSLTELERLNQDELAWEARVMQFRGYRTVWRSQGVLPMLRRLLHDFELPQALMARSDGERVLTNLLHLCELLQQAAGELDGEQALIRHLSEHLALSGQAGEEQILRLESDEQLVKVVTIHKSKGLEYPLVFLPFICSTKPVDGSRLPLHYHDEAGKAQISLKPTAELIAKADDERLAEDLRLLYVALTRAQHACWLGVADLKRGSNNRSILHVSALGYLLGGGAPLAESVELGRWLQDLQQDSDAVSCQPMPEATDEHYRPPRNEAVLLEPLVPLRKASENWWIASYSALRISENLSEGSDTAPESPQAQKLFDDERLDPDAPRETLAVGGDIHRFPRGPNPGTFLHGLLEWAAGEGFSSAPADIEDAIARRCNRRGWKGWISTLSDWLQHLIKMPMHVGNDQAPVVLEQLTRFQVEMEFWFASHKVDVQKLDQLVCQFTHGGVARVAAEPVQLNGMFKGFIDFTFEHDGRYYVADYKSNWLGVDDMAYTVPAMEQSILDHRYDLQYVLYLLALHRQLKARLPDYDYDRHVGGALYLFLRGTRSASQGVYFTKPPRALIEQLDRLFQGAPEPKAEPAWVQGELL encoded by the coding sequence ATGAGTCGGCAGACACCATTGGCCCTGGCCTTCCCATTACGGGGCAGCCAACTGATCGAGGCGAGTGCCGGTACCGGCAAAACCTTCACCATTTCGGCGTTTTACCTGCGCCTGGTGCTGGGGCACGGCGGTTCGGCGTCCGGTTTTGGCCGCGAGTTGCTTCCACCGCAAATCCTGGTAGTGACCTTCACGGACGCTGCCACCAAAGAGCTGCGTGAACGGATTCGCACCCGTCTGGCCGAAGCGGCGCGTTTCTTCCGTGACGAAATTCCCGCCCCGGATTCGCTGATCGCTGCGTTGCGCGATGAGTTCAACGCTGACCAATGGCCTGGCTGCGCGAACCGGCTGGACATCGCCGCGCAGTGGATGGACGAAGCGGCCGTCTCGACCATCCACAGTTGGTGCCAGCGCATGTTGCGTGAGCATGCCTTCGACAGCGGTAGCCTGTTCACCCAGACCCTGGAAACCGACCACAGCGAATTGCTGGGCGAGGTACTGCGCGATTATTGGCGGTTGTTCTGCTATTCGATGCAAGGTGAGGCGCTGAACTGGGTGCGTACCCATTGGGGAGGGCCGGCAGCGCTGTTGCCGCGGGTGCGAGGTTTGTTTGCCAGCGAGCGTGGCGACGGTGACGGGCTTGAGCCTGCCGAACTCATCGCCGCGGCCCTGCAAGAGCGCAGCGCCGCCTTGCTCGATCTTAAGGCGCCGTGGCGGCAATGGGCGGTGGAACTGCTGGAGATCTGCCAGCAAGGCGTTGCCAGCAAGTCTGTCGACGGGCGCAAGATGCAGGCGCGTTACTTCGAACCGTGGTTTCAGAAAATCACTGCCTGGGTCGATGACGAAAGCCTTGAGCTGTTGGACATCGGCACCGGGTTCACGCGGCTGACGCCCGAGGGCATGGCCGAAGCCTGGAAAGGTGAAGTGCCCGACCATCCCGGGCTGGAAGCCATGGCCGGTCTCAAGGCCAGCCTGGATGCCTTGCCCACCCCAGATGCCGCGGTGTTGCAGCATGCCGCGCAATGGGTCGGGGCGCGCTTCGAGGCAGAGAAACGTCGCCGCGCCGAGATGGGCTTCGACGACATGCTGCTGCGCCTTGATGCGGCCCTGCAGGCCGACGGGGGCGAGCGTCTGGCGAGCCTGATCCGCGAACAGTTTCCGGTGGCGCTGATCGATGAGTTCCAAGACACCGACCCGGTTCAATACCGGATCTTCGAAAGCATCTACCGCATCGAAGACAATGATCCTGAGACCGGGCTTTTCCTGATCGGCGACCCGAAGCAGGCGATCTACGCTTTTCGCGGTGCCGACATCTACACCTACCTGCGTGCTCGCGAAGCCACTGCTGGCAGGTTGCACACGCTGGGCACGAACTTCCGTTCCAGCCATGCCATGGTGGGCGCGGTCAATCAGGTTTTCCAGAATGCCGAGTCCCGCCCGAAGGGGCGTGGGGCCTTTCTGTTCCGTGAGCCTTCGGGCGAGAACCCGGTGCCGTTCCTGGCCGTTGAGTCCCAGGGGCGCAAGGAGTCCTTGCAGGTTGCTGGGCAGGCGGTCGCGGCGCTGAACATCTGGCACCTGTCGTCGGACCAACCGCTTTCCGGTGCGGTGTATCGACAATCGATGGCGGCCGCCTGCGCCAGTGAGATCACGGCGTTGCTCAACGGCGGCCAGTCGGGACGCGACGGCTTCACGGTCGATGGCGGAACGTTGCGCGGGTTGCGCCCGGCGGATATCGCCATCTTGGTGCGCGACGGTAAAGAAGCGCAGGCGGTGCGAGACGCGTTGTCCGCGCGGGGCGTGCGCAGCGTCTATCTCTCCGACAAGGATTCGGTCTTTGCGTCGCAGGAAGCGCGGGATTTGCTGATCTGGCTCCGGGCCTGTGCCGAGCCGGATGCCGAGCGACCGCTACGGGCAGCCCTGGCCAGCATCACGTTGAACCTGTCGCTGACGGAACTGGAGCGTCTCAATCAGGATGAGCTGGCCTGGGAGGCCCGGGTCATGCAGTTCCGTGGTTATCGTACGGTCTGGCGCAGCCAGGGCGTGCTGCCGATGTTGCGGCGCCTGCTGCATGATTTCGAACTGCCCCAGGCCCTGATGGCGCGCAGCGATGGCGAGCGGGTGCTGACCAACTTGTTGCACCTTTGCGAATTGTTGCAGCAGGCCGCCGGTGAGCTGGATGGCGAACAAGCCTTGATCCGGCATTTGTCCGAGCACCTGGCCTTGTCCGGGCAAGCGGGAGAAGAGCAGATCCTGCGCCTGGAAAGCGATGAGCAACTGGTCAAGGTGGTCACGATCCACAAGTCCAAGGGGCTGGAATATCCGTTGGTCTTTTTGCCCTTCATCTGTTCGACGAAACCGGTGGACGGCAGTCGATTGCCGTTGCACTACCACGATGAGGCCGGCAAGGCGCAGATCAGCCTCAAGCCCACTGCCGAATTGATCGCCAAGGCCGATGACGAGCGCCTGGCCGAGGACCTACGGCTTCTCTACGTGGCACTGACCCGTGCACAACATGCCTGCTGGCTAGGTGTCGCGGATCTCAAGCGGGGCAGCAACAACCGCTCGATCCTCCATGTGTCCGCGCTGGGGTATCTATTGGGCGGTGGTGCACCGTTGGCCGAGTCGGTGGAACTGGGGCGTTGGTTGCAAGACCTGCAGCAAGACAGTGACGCAGTGAGCTGCCAGCCAATGCCCGAAGCCACCGACGAGCACTACCGGCCCCCGCGCAACGAAGCCGTGTTGCTTGAACCCTTGGTGCCCCTGCGAAAAGCCAGCGAGAACTGGTGGATCGCGTCCTACAGTGCCTTGCGCATCAGCGAAAACCTGAGCGAAGGCAGCGATACCGCGCCAGAGAGTCCGCAGGCCCAGAAACTGTTCGACGATGAGCGACTGGACCCGGACGCTCCCAGGGAGACCCTCGCTGTCGGTGGCGACATCCACCGCTTTCCCCGTGGCCCCAACCCCGGCACTTTTCTGCATGGCCTGCTGGAGTGGGCCGCAGGGGAGGGCTTTTCATCTGCGCCAGCGGATATCGAGGATGCCATTGCCCGACGCTGCAATCGCCGAGGTTGGAAAGGCTGGATCAGCACACTGAGCGATTGGCTGCAGCACCTGATCAAGATGCCCATGCACGTCGGCAATGACCAGGCGCCAGTGGTGCTCGAACAACTGACCCGGTTCCAGGTGGAGATGGAGTTCTGGTTCGCCAGCCACAAGGTCGATGTGCAAAAGCTTGACCAACTGGTCTGCCAGTTCACCCATGGCGGTGTCGCTCGCGTCGCGGCGGAACCGGTGCAGCTGAACGGCATGTTCAAGGGTTTCATCGATTTCACGTTCGAGCACGACGGTCGGTACTACGTGGCCGATTACAAATCCAACTGGCTGGGTGTCGATGACATGGCCTACACCGTACCGGCCATGGAACAGTCGATCCTGGACCACCGCTACGACCTGCAATACGTGCTGTACCTGTTGGCCCTGCATCGCCAGCTCAAGGCACGACTCCCCGATTACGACTACGACCGGCATGTCGGCGGTGCGCTGTACCTGTTCCTTCGCGGAACCCGCTCAGCCAGTCAGGGCGTGTATTTCACCAAGCCGCCACGGGCATTGATCGAACAACTGGATCGCCTGTTCCAGGGGGCGCCCGAACCCAAGGCTGAGCCGGCATGGGTTCAGGGAGAATTGCTATGA
- the recD gene encoding exodeoxyribonuclease V subunit alpha, which produces MSRSFADLLPKSSDDESLVDLAPLSRAQDLLLLLTRWVERGWLRALDKAFVAFLHELAPDDDPLVLLAAALTSHQLGHGHVCLDVFETLKEPDFALSLPPEGDLQTGVMLLPSQILATLDGVHWCKALASSRLVALAVDGSEEAQQRPMVLSGKRLYLRRYWGYERRIDEALRQRLIEHEAAPGDLRERLDGLFGPANASGPIDWQKLACALATRGAFSIVTGGPGTGKTTTVVRLLALLQAPAVEAGKPLRIRLAAPTGKAAARLTESISQQVRTLDVDDAVRERIPCDVTTVHRLLGSRPGTRHFRHHAGNRLPLDVLVVDEASMIDLEMMANLLDALPTHARLVLLGDKDQLASVEAGAVLGDLCRDAEEGWYSPRTRAWLESVSGENLAASDLQQDLDGTHPLAQQVVMLRHSRRFGEGSGIGQLARWVNQQQPEKARQLLEQGQYADLSSLKLTSEHDTQLEKLLLDGKPEGPQGYRHYLSLLRQRRPAISRPLEDLCWADWAREVLAAFDEFQLLCAVRKGPWGVEGLNLRVTTALLKARLIDSDHQWYEGRPVLMTRNDYGLGLMNGDIGIALKLPERDGPDAGKQVLRVAFPRNDGQGGVRFVLPSRLNDVETVYAMTVHKSQGSEFTHTALILPDALNPVLTKELVYTAITRGKQWFSLIEPRAGVFEEAVRRKVKRLSGLMLELERDD; this is translated from the coding sequence ATGAGTCGTTCCTTTGCCGACCTGCTGCCCAAATCGTCCGACGACGAAAGCCTGGTTGACCTGGCGCCCTTGAGCCGTGCGCAGGACCTGCTGTTGTTACTGACGCGCTGGGTCGAGCGCGGCTGGTTGCGCGCCCTGGACAAGGCATTCGTGGCGTTCCTCCATGAGCTGGCACCTGACGATGATCCTTTGGTCCTGCTCGCCGCTGCGCTGACCAGCCATCAACTGGGTCACGGGCATGTTTGCCTGGATGTGTTCGAGACGCTCAAGGAACCGGATTTTGCGCTGTCGCTGCCTCCCGAGGGTGACCTGCAGACTGGCGTGATGCTGTTGCCGTCGCAAATATTGGCGACACTGGACGGAGTCCATTGGTGCAAGGCCCTGGCGTCCAGTCGTCTGGTGGCCCTGGCCGTGGATGGGAGCGAAGAGGCGCAGCAACGTCCGATGGTGCTGTCTGGCAAGCGTCTTTATCTGCGCCGCTACTGGGGTTATGAACGGCGGATCGATGAGGCGTTGCGCCAACGGCTTATCGAGCATGAAGCGGCGCCCGGCGACTTGCGCGAGCGTTTGGACGGGCTGTTCGGGCCGGCCAATGCCAGCGGCCCGATCGATTGGCAGAAACTGGCCTGCGCGCTGGCGACTCGAGGGGCCTTCAGCATCGTGACCGGCGGCCCGGGCACAGGCAAGACCACCACCGTCGTGCGCCTGCTGGCCCTGCTCCAGGCACCGGCCGTCGAGGCCGGGAAGCCACTGCGGATTCGCCTGGCCGCGCCCACTGGCAAGGCGGCGGCGCGCCTGACCGAGTCCATCAGTCAGCAGGTCCGGACCCTGGATGTGGACGACGCGGTGCGCGAACGGATTCCCTGCGACGTCACGACAGTCCATCGTTTGTTGGGCAGCCGCCCCGGCACCCGGCATTTTCGCCACCATGCAGGCAATCGCTTGCCACTGGATGTGCTGGTGGTCGATGAAGCGTCGATGATCGACCTGGAGATGATGGCCAATCTGCTGGATGCACTACCGACCCATGCACGGTTGGTGTTGCTGGGGGACAAGGACCAATTGGCCTCTGTAGAAGCCGGTGCGGTGCTGGGGGATTTGTGTCGAGACGCCGAGGAGGGCTGGTACAGCCCCCGGACCCGAGCCTGGCTTGAGTCGGTCAGTGGTGAAAACCTGGCGGCCAGTGACCTGCAACAGGACCTCGACGGCACTCATCCCCTGGCACAGCAAGTGGTCATGCTCCGGCATTCCCGGCGTTTCGGCGAAGGCAGCGGGATCGGTCAACTGGCGCGCTGGGTCAACCAGCAGCAGCCTGAAAAAGCCCGTCAGTTGCTGGAGCAAGGGCAGTATGCCGATCTGTCTTCCTTGAAATTAACGAGTGAGCACGATACGCAGCTGGAAAAACTGTTGCTCGACGGCAAGCCCGAAGGGCCCCAGGGTTATCGGCATTACCTGAGCTTGCTACGGCAGCGACGCCCGGCCATTTCTCGTCCGCTGGAGGACCTTTGCTGGGCTGATTGGGCTCGGGAAGTCCTGGCGGCCTTTGACGAATTCCAATTGCTCTGCGCGGTGCGCAAAGGTCCATGGGGTGTCGAAGGGCTGAACCTGCGAGTCACCACCGCATTGCTCAAGGCCCGCCTCATCGATAGCGATCACCAGTGGTACGAAGGGCGTCCGGTGCTGATGACCCGTAACGACTATGGGCTGGGGCTGATGAACGGCGATATCGGAATTGCCCTCAAGTTGCCCGAGCGAGACGGGCCCGATGCCGGCAAACAGGTCCTGCGGGTCGCTTTCCCGCGCAACGATGGCCAGGGCGGTGTGCGTTTCGTCCTGCCCAGCCGCCTGAATGATGTGGAAACCGTGTATGCCATGACGGTGCACAAATCCCAGGGCTCGGAATTCACCCATACCGCGTTGATCCTCCCGGATGCGCTGAACCCGGTATTGACCAAGGAGTTGGTATACACCGCCATTACCCGGGGCAAGCAATGGTTCAGCCTGATAGAGCCGCGAGCGGGGGTGTTCGAGGAAGCGGTGCGGCGCAAGGTCAAGCGCTTGAGCGGGCTGATGCTGGAGTTGGAGCGTGATGACTGA